The following proteins come from a genomic window of Verrucomicrobiota bacterium JB022:
- a CDS encoding response regulator: MPPTTKVFILDDDPAVTGLLKAKLGKVDGFEVRATNLPRQAASLIAQFQPHIVICDIDMGDFDGGMVARQLKDQPETANIPVLFLTSLVSANQVRQSEGVIGGRQMISKDATVPDLLQRIRTMLG, from the coding sequence ATGCCCCCCACCACCAAGGTTTTCATCCTTGACGACGACCCAGCCGTCACCGGCTTGCTGAAGGCGAAGCTCGGCAAGGTCGACGGCTTTGAAGTGCGCGCCACCAATCTCCCGCGCCAGGCCGCCAGCCTCATTGCCCAGTTCCAGCCCCACATCGTGATCTGCGACATCGACATGGGCGACTTCGACGGCGGCATGGTCGCGCGTCAGCTCAAGGACCAGCCTGAAACGGCCAACATCCCGGTGCTGTTCCTGACCTCGCTCGTCAGCGCCAATCAGGTGCGCCAGAGCGAAGGCGTGATCGGTGGTCGCCAGATGATCTCCAAAGACGCCACCGTGCCCGACTTGCTCCAGCGCATCCGCACGATGCTGGGGTAG
- the recN gene encoding DNA repair protein RecN translates to MLHYLRIRNLALIDEIELEFASGLTAVTGETGAGKSILLGALKLLSGSRSDKSVIRQGQERCEVEAVLHFADSKELDARLEGLGLPPTEEGNLVLQRTIHRSKPAKVQINGSLSTVALLQELGTEWIDFHGPGEPQKLHHERWQLSLLDAFAQNESLLARYGTVYEAWQAKLKQIEQLRASERLSVDEVDFLQHQIGAIDRAQLSADAVTQLERDFARLSSAQELTEGASLVSTGLTGDEGVVDRLRPLINTAYELAEIDQTLMPLADRLQSLLIEAEDVAGEFEDLAQGQDMDEETAQELQQRMEQWLGLQRKYGPDVNVILERRAEMARKIEQQGDIEGTLERWQHEAAKLEKDLTAQAEVLREARVRAAKELGAKASQGLLQLGFKKAQLSIEVVREARLQPHGNSSCQFLFAPNAGQSLQPLNKIASSGETARVMLALKSVLARVDATPVLVFDEVDANVGGEIAKEVGRLLAELGGQGHQVFCVTHLPQVASLAAAHYLVRKDQTDESTDVHIVPLHPERAARLDELARMLGDRHSHIAREHAEALLQGQA, encoded by the coding sequence ATGCTCCACTATTTGCGGATCCGAAACCTCGCCTTGATCGACGAAATTGAGCTGGAGTTCGCCTCGGGACTCACGGCGGTCACGGGTGAGACCGGGGCCGGTAAGTCCATCTTGCTCGGTGCTTTAAAGCTGCTTTCAGGCTCGCGGTCGGACAAATCGGTGATCCGTCAGGGGCAGGAGCGTTGCGAAGTGGAGGCCGTCCTGCACTTTGCCGACTCCAAGGAGCTGGATGCCCGCCTTGAAGGCTTGGGCCTCCCCCCGACCGAAGAGGGTAACCTGGTGCTGCAACGCACGATCCACCGCAGCAAGCCGGCCAAGGTGCAGATCAATGGCAGCCTGAGCACGGTTGCGCTCCTGCAGGAGCTGGGTACGGAGTGGATCGACTTTCACGGCCCGGGCGAGCCGCAGAAGCTGCATCACGAACGCTGGCAGTTGTCGCTGCTCGATGCTTTTGCCCAAAACGAGAGCCTGCTGGCCCGCTATGGCACGGTCTACGAGGCTTGGCAGGCCAAGCTGAAGCAGATCGAGCAACTGCGCGCGAGCGAGCGCCTGAGTGTCGATGAGGTCGACTTCCTCCAGCACCAGATCGGCGCGATCGACCGGGCGCAGTTGTCCGCCGATGCCGTTACCCAGCTGGAGCGCGACTTTGCCCGCCTCTCCAGTGCGCAGGAGTTGACCGAGGGGGCGTCGCTGGTCTCGACCGGTCTGACAGGCGACGAGGGCGTCGTGGACCGCTTGCGTCCGCTGATCAACACGGCCTACGAGCTGGCCGAGATCGACCAGACGCTGATGCCGCTGGCCGACCGCCTGCAGTCGTTGCTGATCGAGGCCGAGGACGTGGCGGGCGAGTTCGAGGACCTCGCGCAGGGGCAGGATATGGACGAAGAGACCGCGCAGGAGCTGCAGCAGCGGATGGAGCAGTGGCTGGGCCTGCAGCGCAAGTATGGCCCCGACGTAAACGTGATCCTGGAGCGTCGGGCCGAGATGGCGCGCAAGATCGAGCAGCAGGGCGACATCGAGGGCACCCTCGAGCGTTGGCAGCACGAGGCCGCCAAGCTGGAAAAAGACCTGACCGCACAGGCGGAGGTGCTGCGCGAGGCTCGCGTGCGTGCTGCCAAGGAATTGGGGGCGAAGGCGAGCCAAGGCCTGTTGCAGTTGGGCTTCAAGAAGGCGCAGCTCAGCATCGAGGTGGTGCGGGAAGCCCGCCTTCAGCCGCACGGTAATTCCAGTTGCCAATTCCTCTTTGCGCCCAACGCGGGGCAATCGCTGCAGCCGTTGAACAAGATCGCGTCAAGCGGCGAGACTGCGCGCGTGATGCTGGCGCTCAAGAGTGTGCTGGCTCGGGTCGACGCCACGCCCGTGCTGGTCTTCGACGAAGTCGACGCCAACGTGGGCGGTGAGATCGCGAAGGAGGTCGGGCGCTTGCTGGCCGAGCTGGGAGGGCAGGGGCACCAGGTCTTCTGCGTTACGCACTTGCCGCAGGTGGCGAGCCTCGCGGCGGCCCATTACCTCGTGCGCAAAGACCAGACCGATGAGTCGACCGACGTGCACATCGTGCCGCTGCACCCGGAGCGGGCCGCCCGGCTCGACGAGCTGGCCCGCATGCTTGGCGACCGCCACAGCCACATCGCCCGCGAACACGCCGAGGCTCTGCTACAAGGGCAGGCATAG
- a CDS encoding alpha-L-arabinofuranosidase C-terminal domain-containing protein, with the protein MSPAAPLALTVKPDEAKAISPHLFGLFFEDINWGADGGLYPERIRNRSFEFSAMSHPTWNNFTGWELVERGGGRAWWSLDQGIPLHPNNPHALVLHVREPGEGAGIRNEGFDGIVLEKGAKYDVSFFGRLTYMGARWGGEPFGDGSPMPVVVRLESESGEVLGEASFDITSPEWEKHTATITAKKSDPKAHFVLLGKAPGGIALDMISVFPQDTFKGRPNGMRPDLAQVLADLKPGFLRFPGGCVAHGHNLSNMYRWPDTIGPLEERRGMFNLWGYHQSMGIGYHEYFQFSEDLGAEPLPVVPAGVCCQNAGHTKGGGQHGIPLDDMDAYIQEVLDLIEYANGPVSSEWGAKRAANGHPEPFNLKWLGVGNEDHITPVFEQRFRMIYDAVKEKHPEIEVIGTSGPFWHGPDFDAGWKLAREIDLPMVDEHYYVAPEWFLENQERYDSYDRNESKVYLGEYAAHEPDRANTLRSALAEAAFMTGLERNGDIVHFASYAPLLGREGHTQWRPDLIYFTGTDILLTPNYHVQKLFAQHAGDTFLPVEVGGQNEALSVSCVKDSQSGDVIIKLVNNGDAALPVSLDPSKLGKFARTAKVWTLAGDLKAVNTWEQPDQVAPQESTLPISAKLERELPAHSLTVIRLPAR; encoded by the coding sequence ATGAGCCCCGCTGCCCCCCTCGCCCTCACCGTAAAGCCCGACGAGGCCAAGGCGATCAGCCCGCACCTCTTCGGCCTGTTTTTCGAGGACATCAACTGGGGTGCCGACGGCGGCCTCTACCCCGAGCGCATCCGCAACCGCTCGTTTGAATTCTCCGCCATGTCGCACCCCACCTGGAACAACTTCACCGGCTGGGAGCTGGTGGAGCGTGGAGGCGGCAGGGCCTGGTGGTCGCTGGACCAAGGCATCCCCCTGCACCCAAACAACCCGCACGCCCTCGTGCTGCATGTGCGTGAGCCCGGCGAAGGCGCGGGCATCCGGAACGAAGGCTTTGACGGCATTGTGTTGGAAAAGGGCGCCAAATACGACGTATCGTTCTTTGGCCGCCTGACGTATATGGGCGCGCGCTGGGGCGGCGAACCGTTTGGCGACGGCTCACCCATGCCGGTCGTGGTGCGGCTCGAAAGCGAATCCGGCGAGGTGCTGGGCGAGGCATCGTTCGACATCACCAGCCCGGAATGGGAGAAGCATACCGCCACAATCACCGCCAAAAAGAGCGACCCGAAGGCCCACTTCGTCCTGCTGGGCAAGGCCCCGGGCGGCATCGCGCTCGATATGATTTCCGTCTTCCCGCAGGACACCTTCAAGGGTCGCCCCAATGGTATGCGGCCCGACCTCGCTCAAGTGCTGGCCGACTTGAAGCCCGGCTTCCTGCGCTTCCCCGGCGGCTGCGTGGCCCACGGGCACAATCTCTCCAACATGTACCGTTGGCCGGACACGATCGGGCCGCTGGAGGAGCGCCGCGGCATGTTCAACCTCTGGGGCTACCACCAGTCGATGGGCATCGGCTATCATGAGTATTTCCAGTTTTCGGAAGACCTCGGGGCCGAGCCGCTGCCCGTCGTACCCGCAGGCGTCTGCTGTCAAAACGCCGGCCACACCAAAGGCGGAGGCCAGCACGGCATCCCGCTGGACGACATGGACGCCTATATCCAAGAGGTCCTCGACCTGATCGAATACGCGAACGGCCCCGTCAGCTCCGAATGGGGGGCGAAGCGGGCGGCGAACGGCCACCCCGAGCCGTTCAACCTCAAGTGGCTGGGCGTGGGCAACGAAGACCACATTACGCCCGTCTTCGAGCAGCGCTTTCGCATGATCTACGACGCGGTGAAGGAAAAGCACCCGGAGATCGAGGTGATCGGCACCTCCGGGCCTTTCTGGCACGGGCCTGACTTCGATGCCGGCTGGAAGCTGGCCCGCGAGATCGACCTGCCGATGGTCGACGAGCACTATTATGTAGCGCCGGAGTGGTTCCTCGAAAATCAGGAGCGCTACGACTCTTACGACCGCAACGAGTCCAAGGTCTACTTGGGCGAATACGCCGCCCATGAGCCCGACCGCGCCAACACGCTGCGCAGCGCCTTGGCAGAGGCCGCCTTCATGACCGGCCTGGAGCGCAATGGCGACATCGTTCACTTTGCCTCCTACGCACCGTTGCTGGGCCGCGAGGGCCATACGCAGTGGCGCCCCGACCTGATCTACTTTACCGGCACGGATATCCTGCTGACGCCCAACTACCACGTGCAGAAGCTCTTCGCGCAGCACGCGGGCGATACCTTTCTGCCCGTCGAGGTGGGGGGCCAGAACGAAGCCCTCTCCGTTTCGTGTGTGAAGGACAGCCAGAGCGGCGACGTGATTATCAAGCTGGTCAACAACGGCGACGCTGCCCTGCCGGTGAGCCTCGACCCGAGCAAGCTGGGCAAGTTTGCCCGCACGGCGAAAGTCTGGACGCTCGCGGGCGACCTCAAGGCGGTCAACACCTGGGAGCAGCCCGACCAAGTGGCGCCCCAGGAAAGCACGCTGCCCATCTCGGCCAAGCTGGAGCGCGAGCTGCCGGCCCATTCGCTGACGGTGATCCGCCTGCCCGCACGGTAA
- a CDS encoding response regulator, with translation MKIAEPPQSILVVDDTPENITVLRQLLSREGYRVRPALRGKLAIEAAQIEPPDLVVLDIMMPEMDGFAVCQALKADARTRDIPVLFLSALDGIEDKLRGFQLGGIDYIPKPFQAEEVLARVDTHLRLRRAQEQLRRQNEELQQAAVLQADVERILRHDLKSPLGNIINFAELLLDDRGLSGDQRLSIETMREAAFRMLGMVNTSFDLLKMERGAYEYHPTAFDLLPVLQRLRAELRLSADQKYLRWECEVEGQPLALLAGQPLAVACWIQGEELLCHSLFANLLKNAVEAAPVGSVLRWQIRSVEGMLEVKLRNAGEVPAEIRERFFDKYATAGKPSGTGLGTYSAQLMTRTQGGEIALNTSEEGYTTVVVRLPLVLPPVEFRPEELMLEAEEDEAPEHLSVLLVDDDPAVHSFIRQQLSVDGWSVTSVYDGPTGLQQLQKRGYTAVLLDNQMPGWDGPSTALQIRNWERESPERQPCTIVVFSAEIDAELKTRARAMGIQELLQKPISGPALRTTLRRLVQSHRAGRETGLPFAPTVDVDEDLQDVLPAALESWRDLVRQLRPLAESGQAVPLRSYAHRLKGGLALYGLDTASEIATRIDLGCLHSPQKLPNRVLTDIDRLQHYLDEVHVRFVTLD, from the coding sequence ATGAAGATTGCGGAGCCTCCCCAAAGCATCCTTGTAGTAGACGATACCCCTGAAAACATAACGGTCTTGCGGCAGTTGTTGAGCCGGGAGGGCTACCGCGTACGCCCGGCCCTGCGGGGCAAGCTGGCGATCGAGGCCGCCCAGATCGAGCCGCCCGACCTCGTGGTGCTCGACATCATGATGCCCGAGATGGACGGCTTTGCCGTCTGCCAGGCGCTGAAGGCCGACGCACGTACGCGCGACATCCCGGTGCTCTTCCTCAGTGCGCTCGACGGGATCGAGGACAAGCTGCGGGGCTTCCAGTTGGGCGGCATCGACTACATCCCCAAGCCCTTCCAGGCCGAGGAAGTGCTGGCGCGCGTGGACACCCACCTGCGCCTGCGCCGCGCCCAAGAGCAGCTGCGCCGTCAGAACGAGGAGCTGCAGCAGGCGGCGGTGCTCCAGGCCGATGTAGAGCGCATCCTGCGGCACGACTTGAAGAGCCCGTTGGGCAACATCATCAATTTTGCCGAGCTGCTGCTCGACGACCGCGGCCTTTCCGGCGATCAGCGCCTGTCCATCGAGACGATGCGCGAGGCCGCCTTCCGGATGCTCGGCATGGTCAATACCTCGTTCGATTTGCTCAAGATGGAGCGCGGGGCCTACGAATACCATCCCACCGCTTTCGATTTGTTACCCGTGTTGCAGCGCCTGCGGGCCGAGCTGCGACTGAGTGCCGACCAGAAATACCTGCGCTGGGAGTGCGAAGTGGAGGGGCAACCGCTCGCCCTGCTGGCCGGGCAACCGCTCGCCGTCGCCTGCTGGATCCAGGGAGAAGAGCTGCTCTGCCACAGCCTGTTTGCCAACCTGCTCAAAAACGCGGTCGAAGCGGCCCCGGTGGGCAGCGTCCTGCGTTGGCAGATCCGCTCGGTGGAGGGCATGCTGGAGGTAAAGCTGCGCAACGCGGGCGAGGTGCCGGCGGAGATTCGCGAGCGCTTTTTCGACAAATACGCCACTGCGGGCAAGCCGAGCGGTACGGGCCTGGGCACCTATTCCGCCCAGTTGATGACGCGCACCCAAGGGGGCGAGATCGCGCTCAATACGAGCGAGGAAGGCTATACCACCGTTGTGGTGCGCCTGCCTCTGGTCCTGCCGCCGGTGGAGTTCCGCCCGGAGGAATTGATGCTGGAGGCAGAGGAAGACGAGGCGCCGGAGCACCTCTCGGTCTTGCTCGTCGATGACGACCCGGCGGTCCACTCCTTCATCCGCCAACAGCTTTCGGTCGACGGCTGGAGCGTCACCAGCGTCTATGACGGCCCCACCGGGCTGCAACAGCTGCAGAAGCGCGGCTACACCGCCGTCTTGCTCGACAACCAGATGCCGGGTTGGGATGGGCCTTCGACCGCGCTGCAGATCCGTAACTGGGAGCGCGAAAGCCCTGAACGCCAGCCTTGTACCATCGTCGTCTTTTCTGCCGAGATCGACGCGGAGCTGAAAACCCGGGCGCGCGCCATGGGTATCCAGGAGCTGTTGCAAAAGCCGATCAGTGGACCGGCCTTGCGCACGACGCTGCGCCGCCTCGTCCAGTCGCACCGCGCCGGTCGCGAAACGGGGTTGCCGTTTGCCCCCACGGTGGATGTCGACGAAGATTTGCAGGACGTCTTGCCCGCCGCGCTCGAAAGCTGGCGCGATCTCGTCCGCCAACTCCGCCCTCTGGCCGAGTCGGGCCAAGCCGTGCCCCTGCGCAGCTACGCCCATCGGCTCAAGGGTGGACTCGCCCTCTACGGGCTGGATACGGCGAGCGAAATCGCCACCCGAATCGACCTCGGCTGCCTGCACAGCCCCCAAAAGCTGCCCAACCGCGTGTTGACCGATATCGACCGCCTGCAGCACTACCTCGACGAAGTTCACGTCCGTTTTGTTACCCTAGACTAA
- a CDS encoding THUMP domain-containing protein, whose protein sequence is MNPGKLGGMYKQAFDQPDYFVANCRAGLEPVLERELKDLGCEIAFVGTRMVAFYGSEEDFYRANMALRTAINVLRPIRKFRAKDYDILYFQARKAPWHKLFDVDKTIRIDVKGESPNFRNSQYTVHRIKDAIVDTFRKLTDGYRPSIEKREPDVHVVAFVHRDEVTLYLDGAGEPLFKRGYRIEHGEAPLKEDLAAGLLQLAGYKGNCDFVDPMCGSGTFLCEAYLLANRIAPNLNRSFAFQNWLDFDPEAFERARQSLIERQVDAGVAFHGFEADFSTRKVLERIVADHFGNHPSFKIHPHKFQDGDETFSRSVIVTNPPYGVRLQSSEADLNRLYADLGNFLRHRCEKCGAAVFSSNSEALNAIGMKVANKWKLYNGQIEARLVQYKL, encoded by the coding sequence GTGAATCCGGGCAAGCTGGGTGGGATGTACAAGCAGGCTTTCGATCAGCCAGATTACTTTGTCGCCAATTGCCGGGCCGGGCTGGAGCCGGTGCTGGAGCGGGAGTTGAAGGACCTCGGCTGCGAGATTGCCTTCGTCGGCACGCGCATGGTCGCGTTTTATGGCAGCGAGGAAGATTTCTACCGCGCCAACATGGCCCTGCGCACGGCGATCAACGTGCTGCGGCCCATCCGCAAGTTCCGCGCGAAGGATTACGACATCCTTTACTTCCAGGCCCGCAAGGCCCCGTGGCACAAGCTCTTCGATGTCGACAAGACGATCCGCATCGACGTGAAGGGCGAGTCGCCCAACTTCCGCAACTCGCAATACACCGTGCACCGCATCAAGGATGCGATTGTCGATACCTTTCGCAAGCTGACCGACGGCTACCGCCCCTCGATCGAGAAGCGCGAGCCCGACGTGCACGTGGTGGCGTTCGTCCACCGCGACGAGGTGACGCTATACCTCGACGGGGCAGGGGAGCCGCTCTTCAAGCGTGGCTACCGTATCGAGCACGGCGAGGCGCCGCTGAAGGAAGACCTCGCGGCGGGCCTGCTCCAACTGGCGGGCTACAAGGGCAACTGCGACTTTGTCGACCCCATGTGCGGCTCGGGCACCTTCCTCTGCGAGGCCTACCTGCTGGCCAATCGCATCGCGCCCAACCTCAACCGCAGCTTTGCTTTCCAGAACTGGCTCGATTTCGACCCGGAAGCTTTCGAGCGTGCCCGCCAGTCGCTGATCGAGCGCCAGGTGGACGCAGGCGTGGCGTTCCATGGCTTCGAGGCGGATTTCTCGACCCGCAAGGTGCTGGAGCGCATCGTGGCCGACCACTTCGGCAACCACCCGTCGTTCAAGATCCACCCGCACAAGTTCCAGGACGGCGACGAGACGTTTTCGCGCAGCGTCATCGTGACCAACCCGCCCTACGGCGTACGCCTGCAGTCCAGCGAGGCCGACTTGAACCGCCTCTACGCCGACCTCGGCAACTTCCTGCGTCACCGCTGCGAGAAGTGCGGCGCGGCCGTCTTCTCCAGTAACTCGGAAGCCCTCAACGCCATCGGCATGAAGGTCGCGAACAAGTGGAAGCTCTACAACGGCCAGATCGAAGCCCGTCTCGTGCAGTACAAGCTGTAA
- the glpK gene encoding glycerol kinase GlpK, translating to MKKPQYVLAIDQGTTSSRAIVFDRSGNAISMAQREFPQHYPQPGWVEHDPLDIWSSQSSVAAEAVSRANLDAEHIAAVGITNQRETTLVWDRHTGRPVYRAIVWQDRRTAGACRQLIEQGLEETFATKTGLRLDPYFSGTKIAWILDHVDGARQKAENGDLLFGTVDTWLIWKFTDGKAHVTDASNASRTLLYNLETGDWDDELLEILRIPRAMLPEIKSCSEVYGHISRHYYPGEVPIAGAAGDQQAALFGQNCFELGMAKNTYGTGCFLLMHTGEVPIASQNNLLTTVAWRLGQRTEYALEGSVFIAGAVIQWLRDELKIIQSAPECDVLAASVPDNGGVYLVPAFVGLGAPHWDPNARGTILGLTRGANRGHLCRAALESIAFQSADLIRCMEADSGMPLKRLAVDGGASRSELLLQFQADLLGVPVVRPKSIETTALGAAFLAGLAVGYWEDRADIAHCWQEDRVFTPAPLAPIEPLKADWARALGRAKAWAQG from the coding sequence ATGAAGAAACCCCAATACGTTCTGGCCATCGACCAGGGGACGACCAGTTCCCGCGCTATCGTCTTCGACCGCTCCGGCAACGCGATCAGCATGGCGCAGCGGGAGTTTCCCCAGCACTATCCCCAACCTGGCTGGGTGGAGCACGACCCGCTCGACATCTGGTCGAGCCAGAGCAGCGTCGCCGCCGAAGCCGTCTCGCGCGCCAACCTCGATGCGGAGCACATCGCCGCCGTGGGCATCACCAACCAGCGCGAAACGACCCTTGTATGGGACCGCCACACCGGCCGCCCCGTCTATCGCGCCATCGTCTGGCAAGACCGCCGCACCGCCGGCGCGTGCAGGCAGCTGATCGAGCAGGGGCTGGAAGAAACCTTTGCCACCAAAACGGGCCTGCGGCTCGACCCTTACTTCTCGGGCACCAAGATCGCCTGGATCCTCGACCACGTGGACGGCGCACGCCAGAAGGCCGAGAACGGAGACTTGCTCTTCGGCACGGTCGATACCTGGCTGATCTGGAAATTTACCGACGGCAAGGCGCACGTGACGGATGCGTCCAACGCCTCCCGCACCCTCCTCTACAACCTCGAAACGGGCGACTGGGACGACGAGCTGCTGGAGATCCTGCGCATTCCGCGCGCCATGCTGCCCGAGATCAAATCGTGCAGCGAAGTCTACGGGCACATCTCGCGGCACTATTACCCGGGCGAGGTGCCGATTGCCGGGGCCGCCGGAGACCAGCAGGCCGCCCTTTTTGGCCAGAACTGCTTTGAGCTGGGCATGGCCAAGAACACCTACGGCACCGGCTGCTTCCTGCTCATGCACACCGGCGAAGTGCCCATCGCCTCGCAGAACAACCTGTTGACCACAGTGGCCTGGAGGCTCGGCCAACGCACGGAATACGCCTTGGAGGGCTCGGTCTTCATCGCAGGGGCCGTAATCCAGTGGCTGCGCGACGAGTTGAAAATCATCCAGAGCGCGCCCGAATGCGACGTGCTCGCCGCCAGTGTGCCCGACAACGGGGGCGTCTATCTCGTGCCTGCCTTCGTGGGGCTGGGCGCGCCGCATTGGGACCCGAACGCGCGCGGCACGATTCTGGGTCTGACGCGTGGGGCCAATCGGGGGCATCTCTGCCGGGCCGCGCTGGAGTCGATCGCCTTCCAGAGCGCCGACCTTATCCGCTGTATGGAGGCCGACTCGGGCATGCCGCTCAAGCGGCTGGCGGTCGACGGCGGGGCGTCGCGCAGCGAGCTGCTCCTGCAGTTTCAGGCCGACTTGCTGGGCGTGCCCGTAGTGCGGCCCAAGTCGATCGAAACGACCGCGCTCGGGGCCGCGTTTCTCGCCGGGCTCGCCGTCGGCTACTGGGAAGACCGGGCAGACATTGCCCACTGCTGGCAGGAAGATCGCGTATTCACCCCGGCTCCGCTCGCCCCCATCGAACCCTTGAAAGCCGACTGGGCCCGGGCCCTGGGTCGCGCCAAGGCTTGGGCGCAGGGTTGA
- a CDS encoding YihY/virulence factor BrkB family protein: MKSLHNNIARVQNYWQHEIWASSPAAAQEQDVNWRVKASRLVAITIHGVLQNGILTRAAALAYSTLLALGPLIVIVVLISSSFWPSNAEGQIKKLMIFLAPSLGEYIRLEQTPDTTAAAADGVAAATQQTASELDGLISEIITGAQDTLGGINTSGSGIFGIIGLAVLIWIVIQLLTTIENTLNDIWGVKKGREWGYRIVFYWAFISLGTILGLGTGAFISASFLGGFFDWLPDFGPLTRIATLIPSLAILTMLLTFFYLFFPNTQVNIRPALLGGAIAATLLIANNFISTIYVGQVIRIQNLYGSVAIVPVLMIGLYFSWLLVLVGGQISYAAQNVHFLADQSAWDRSSQLVRQSLTMGALLYICRRFHRGEPPTGLEQLSEHLRAPRNMLNESINRLVQLNLVTKVPDENPDVQEEFRYQPARPLRFMRLAQVHQSLEQLGNNGGLDLVSKVDPLLAQYLKQRDETLGYAEPTIEDLFESELQRESVGPSRSPEADPSRA; the protein is encoded by the coding sequence GTGAAATCGCTGCACAACAATATCGCCCGCGTCCAGAACTACTGGCAACACGAGATCTGGGCCTCGTCGCCCGCCGCTGCCCAGGAGCAGGACGTAAACTGGAGGGTCAAAGCCTCGCGGCTGGTGGCCATCACCATCCATGGGGTGCTGCAAAACGGCATCCTGACGCGGGCCGCCGCCCTCGCCTACTCCACGCTGCTGGCCCTTGGGCCGCTGATCGTGATCGTGGTGTTGATCTCGTCGTCGTTCTGGCCCAGCAACGCCGAGGGCCAGATCAAGAAGCTGATGATTTTCCTCGCCCCTTCGCTGGGCGAATACATCCGCCTGGAGCAGACACCCGATACGACGGCCGCAGCCGCCGACGGGGTCGCCGCCGCCACACAGCAGACGGCTTCGGAGCTGGATGGGCTGATCTCGGAGATCATTACCGGCGCACAGGACACCCTGGGCGGCATCAATACCAGCGGCTCCGGCATTTTCGGGATCATCGGCCTCGCCGTGCTGATCTGGATCGTGATCCAGCTGCTCACCACGATCGAGAATACGCTCAACGACATCTGGGGCGTCAAAAAGGGCCGTGAGTGGGGCTACCGTATCGTCTTTTACTGGGCCTTCATCAGCCTGGGCACCATCCTCGGCCTCGGCACGGGCGCGTTTATCTCGGCCTCGTTTCTGGGCGGCTTCTTCGACTGGCTGCCCGACTTCGGCCCGCTCACGCGCATCGCCACGCTGATCCCCTCGCTCGCGATCCTCACGATGCTGCTCACGTTCTTTTACCTGTTCTTCCCCAATACGCAGGTGAACATCCGGCCCGCCCTGCTCGGGGGTGCCATCGCCGCCACCCTGCTCATCGCCAACAATTTCATCTCCACCATTTATGTGGGGCAGGTCATCCGCATCCAGAACCTCTACGGGTCGGTCGCCATCGTGCCGGTCTTGATGATCGGCCTCTACTTTTCGTGGCTGCTGGTGCTGGTGGGCGGGCAAATCTCATACGCCGCTCAGAATGTGCACTTTTTGGCCGACCAGAGCGCATGGGACCGGAGCAGCCAGCTGGTGCGCCAGAGCCTGACCATGGGCGCGCTGCTCTACATCTGCCGCCGCTTCCACCGCGGGGAGCCGCCAACCGGCCTGGAGCAGCTCTCCGAGCACCTGCGCGCCCCGCGCAACATGCTCAACGAGTCGATCAACCGCCTCGTGCAGCTCAACCTCGTGACCAAGGTGCCCGACGAAAACCCGGACGTGCAGGAAGAATTCCGTTACCAGCCTGCCCGCCCCCTGCGCTTCATGCGGCTGGCGCAAGTCCACCAGTCGCTCGAACAACTGGGCAACAACGGCGGCCTCGACCTGGTGTCCAAAGTCGACCCGCTGCTGGCCCAATACCTGAAGCAGCGCGACGAAACCCTGGGCTACGCCGAGCCGACGATCGAAGACCTCTTCGAGAGCGAGCTGCAACGCGAGAGTGTCGGCCCCTCCCGCAGCCCAGAGGCCGACCCGTCACGAGCCTAG